One genomic window of Parus major isolate Abel chromosome 11, Parus_major1.1, whole genome shotgun sequence includes the following:
- the DEF8 gene encoding differentially expressed in FDCP 8 homolog isoform X1, whose protein sequence is MGGRCRTVAMASDERLARFRQAHLNPFNKTPEQLERPDGESPAPAQQPDPTPGDPEGTLDLGLAEDHFSRPVGLILASDVPQLRRAIEECKRVILALPEHSERQKDAVVRLIHLRLKLQELKDPGEDEPNIRVVLEHRFYKEKSKSVKQMCDKCSTIIWGLIQTWYTCTGCYYRCHSKCLPLVSRPCVRAQVSHQAEYQLSICPESGLDSQDYRCAECRAPISLRGVPSEARQCDYTGLYYCSSCHWNDLAVVPARAIHNWDFEPRKVSRCSMRYLALMVSRPVLKLREINPLLFNYVEELVEIRKLRQDILLMKPYFITCKEAMEARLLLQLQDRQHFVENDEMYSLQDLIDIEAGRLGCSLTEIHTLFAKHIKLDCERCQAKGFVCELCREGDVLFPFDSHTSVCADCSAVFHRYQHAGAGCGDMGVPGGDPTLSPSTSRDCYYDNSTTCPRCTRLSLRKQSLFQDSGTEAEP, encoded by the exons ATGGGTGGACGGTGTCG GACGGTGGCAATGGCATCAGATGAGCGGCTGGCCCGCTTCCGCCAGGCCCACCTGAACCCCTTCAACAAGAcccctgagcagctggagcgCCCCGATGGAGAATCCCCTGCCCCAG CCCAGCAGCCGGATCCCACCCCAGGGGACCCCGAGGGCACTCTGGACCTGGGGCTGGCCGAGGACCACTTCTCCCGCCCTGTG GGGCTGATCCTGGCGTCGGACGTGCCGCAGCTGCGCCGGGCCATCGAGGAGTGCAAGCGGGTGATCCTGGCGCTGCCCGAGCACTCGGAGCGGCAGAAGGACGCCGTGGTTCGGCTCATCCACCTCCGCCTcaagctgcaggagctgaag GACCCTGGTGAGGATGAGCCCAACATCCGGGTGGTCCTGGAGCATCGTTTCTACAAGGAGAAGAGTAAGAGCGTCAAGCAGATGTGCGACAAGTGCAGCACCATCATCTGGGGGCTCATCCAGACCTGGTACACCTGCACAG GCTGCTACTACCGGTGCCACAGCAAGTGCCTGCCACTGGTGAGCCGACCGTGCGTGCGGGCCCAGGTGAGCCACCAGGCCGAGTACCAGCTCAGCATCTGCCCCGAGAGCGGGCTGGACAGCCAGGACTATCGCTGTGCCGAGTGCCGGGCCCCCATCTCCCTCC GGGGGGTGCCCAGCGAGGCCCGGCAGTGCGACTACACCGGCCTCTACTACTGCTCCAGCTGCCACTGGAACGACCTGGCCGTGGTGCCCGCCCGTGCCATCCACAACTGGGACTTCGAGCCCCGCAAG GTGTCACGCTGCAGCATGAGGTACCTGGCACTGATGGTGTCACGGCCGGTGCTGAAGCTGCGGGAGATCAACCCACTGCTCTTCAACTACGTGGAGGAGCTGGTGGAGATCCGG aagCTGCGCCAGGACATCCTGCTGATGAAGCCCTACTTCATCACCTGCAAGGAGGCGATGGAGGcgcggctgctgctgcag ctgcaggaccGGCAGCACTTTGTGGAGAACGATGAGATGTACTCGCTGCAGGACCTGATCGACATCGAGGCCGGGCGCCTCGGCTGCTCCCTCACCGAGATCCACACGCTCTTTGCCAAGCACATCAAGCTGGACTGCGAG CGATGCCAGGCCAAGGGCTTTGTCTGTGAGCTGTGCCGGGAGGGCGATGTGCTCTTCCCCTTCGACAGCCACACCTCGGTCTGCGCCGACTGCTCCGCCGTCTTCCACAGGTACCAACACGCGGGGGCGGGATGTGGGGACATGGGGGTGCCAGGGGGTGACCCAACATTGTCCCCCTCCACCTCCAGGGACTGCTACTACGACAACTCCACCACCTGCCCCCGGTGCACCCGGCTGAGCCTGCGGAAGCAATCCTTGTTCCAGGACTCCGGCACGGAGGCAGAGCCCTGA
- the DEF8 gene encoding differentially expressed in FDCP 8 homolog isoform X3, with protein MGGRCRTVAMASDERLARFRQAHLNPFNKTPEQLERPDGESPAPAQQPDPTPGDPEGTLDLGLAEDHFSRPVGLILASDVPQLRRAIEECKRVILALPEHSERQKDAVVRLIHLRLKLQELKDPGEDEPNIRVVLEHRFYKEKSKSVKQMCDKCSTIIWGLIQTWYTCTGCYYRCHSKCLPLVSRPCVRAQVSHQAEYQLSICPESGLDSQDYRCAECRAPISLRGVPSEARQCDYTGLYYCSSCHWNDLAVVPARAIHNWDFEPRKVSRCSMRYLALMVSRPVLKLREINPLLFNYVEELVEIRKLRQDILLMKPYFITCKEAMEARLLLQLQDRQHFVENDEMYSLQDLIDIEAGRLGCSLTEIHTLFAKHIKLDCERCQAKGFVCELCREGDVLFPFDSHTSVCADCSAVFHRDCYYDNSTTCPRCTRLSLRKQSLFQDSGTEAEP; from the exons ATGGGTGGACGGTGTCG GACGGTGGCAATGGCATCAGATGAGCGGCTGGCCCGCTTCCGCCAGGCCCACCTGAACCCCTTCAACAAGAcccctgagcagctggagcgCCCCGATGGAGAATCCCCTGCCCCAG CCCAGCAGCCGGATCCCACCCCAGGGGACCCCGAGGGCACTCTGGACCTGGGGCTGGCCGAGGACCACTTCTCCCGCCCTGTG GGGCTGATCCTGGCGTCGGACGTGCCGCAGCTGCGCCGGGCCATCGAGGAGTGCAAGCGGGTGATCCTGGCGCTGCCCGAGCACTCGGAGCGGCAGAAGGACGCCGTGGTTCGGCTCATCCACCTCCGCCTcaagctgcaggagctgaag GACCCTGGTGAGGATGAGCCCAACATCCGGGTGGTCCTGGAGCATCGTTTCTACAAGGAGAAGAGTAAGAGCGTCAAGCAGATGTGCGACAAGTGCAGCACCATCATCTGGGGGCTCATCCAGACCTGGTACACCTGCACAG GCTGCTACTACCGGTGCCACAGCAAGTGCCTGCCACTGGTGAGCCGACCGTGCGTGCGGGCCCAGGTGAGCCACCAGGCCGAGTACCAGCTCAGCATCTGCCCCGAGAGCGGGCTGGACAGCCAGGACTATCGCTGTGCCGAGTGCCGGGCCCCCATCTCCCTCC GGGGGGTGCCCAGCGAGGCCCGGCAGTGCGACTACACCGGCCTCTACTACTGCTCCAGCTGCCACTGGAACGACCTGGCCGTGGTGCCCGCCCGTGCCATCCACAACTGGGACTTCGAGCCCCGCAAG GTGTCACGCTGCAGCATGAGGTACCTGGCACTGATGGTGTCACGGCCGGTGCTGAAGCTGCGGGAGATCAACCCACTGCTCTTCAACTACGTGGAGGAGCTGGTGGAGATCCGG aagCTGCGCCAGGACATCCTGCTGATGAAGCCCTACTTCATCACCTGCAAGGAGGCGATGGAGGcgcggctgctgctgcag ctgcaggaccGGCAGCACTTTGTGGAGAACGATGAGATGTACTCGCTGCAGGACCTGATCGACATCGAGGCCGGGCGCCTCGGCTGCTCCCTCACCGAGATCCACACGCTCTTTGCCAAGCACATCAAGCTGGACTGCGAG CGATGCCAGGCCAAGGGCTTTGTCTGTGAGCTGTGCCGGGAGGGCGATGTGCTCTTCCCCTTCGACAGCCACACCTCGGTCTGCGCCGACTGCTCCGCCGTCTTCCACAG GGACTGCTACTACGACAACTCCACCACCTGCCCCCGGTGCACCCGGCTGAGCCTGCGGAAGCAATCCTTGTTCCAGGACTCCGGCACGGAGGCAGAGCCCTGA
- the DBNDD1 gene encoding dysbindin domain-containing protein 1: protein MQAEARGEFCSRDQRPELGKEPLVPERPAGTPTHGPAQETPRVPAEEQGGIPIPSAGLLQVTERRQPLSSVSSLEVHFDLLDLTELTDMSDQELAEVFADSDEENVAGETAGGLQPPAVPRAGYLRSPSWTRAREQGRDKKHLSDPELPPGPPDAFLPAERPREP from the exons ATGCAGGCGGAAGCCAGAGGGGAATTCTGCAGCCGGGACCAGCGCCCTG AGCTTGGCAAGGAGCCACTGGTCCCGGAGCGCCCTGCAGGGACCCCGACCCACGGGCCGGCCCAGGAGACCCCCCGAGTCCCCGCGGAGGAGCAGGGTggcatccccatccccagcGCCGGCCTGCTGCAGGTCACTGAGCGCCGAC AGCCCCTGAGCAGCGTGTCTTCGCTGGAGGTGCACTTCGACCTGCTGGACCTGACGGAGTTGACGGATATGTCGGACCAGGAGCTTGCCGAGGTCTTCGCCGACTCCGACGAGGAGAACGTGGCCGGAGAGACGGCCGGCG GGCTGCAGCCGCCGGCGGTGCCGCGGGCCGGGTACCTGCGCTCGCCCTCCTGGACCCGCGCGCGGGAGCAGGGCCGGGACAAGAAGCACTTGAGTGACCCCGAGCTGCCGCCGGGACCCCCGGACGCCTTCCTGCCCGCCGAGCGCCCGCGGGAGCCGTAG
- the TUBB3 gene encoding tubulin beta-3 chain, protein MDSVRSGAFGHLFRPDNFIFGQSGAGNNWAKGHYTEGAELVDSVLDVVRKECENCDCLQGFQLTHSLGGGTGSGMGTLLISKVREEYPDRIMNTFSVVPSPKVSDTVVEPYNATLSIHQLVENTDETYCIDNEALYDICFRTLKLATPTYGDLNHLVSATMSGVTTSLRFPGQLNADLRKLAVNMVPFPRLHFFMPGFAPLTARGSQQYRALTVPELTQQMFDAKNMMAACDPRHGRYLTVATVFRGRMSMKEVDEQMLAIQSKNSSYFVEWIPNNVKVAVCDIPPRGLKMSSTFIGNSTAIQELFKRISEQFTAMFRRKAFLHWYTGEGMDEMEFTEAESNMNDLVSEYQQYQDATAEEEGEMYEDDEEESEAQGAK, encoded by the exons ATGGACAGCGTGCGCTCGGGTGCCTTCGGCCACCTCTTCCGCCCTGACAACTTCATCTTTG ggcAGAGCGGTGCTGGGAACAACTGGGCCAAGGGGCACTACACAGAGGGGGCCGAGCTGGTGGACTCGGTGCTGGACGTGGTGCGGAAGGAGTGTGAGAACTGCGACTGCCTGCAGGGCTTCCAGCTGACCCACTCTCTGGGCGGGGGCACTGGCTCGGGCATGGGCACCCTGCTCATCAGCAAGGTGCGGGAGGAGTACCCCGACCGCATCATGAACACCTTCAGCGTGGTGCCGTCCCCCAAGGTGTCAGACACGGTGGTGGAGCCCTACAATGCCACGCTCTCCATCCACCAGCTGGTGGAGAACACGGATGAGACGTACTGCATCGACAACGAGGCGCTCTACGACATCTGCTTCCGCACCCTCAAACTGGCCACCCCCACCTATGGTGACCTCAACCACCTGGTGTCGGCCACCATGAGCGGCGTCACCACCTCCCTGCGCTTCCCCGGCCAGCTCAACGCTGACCTCCGCAAGCTGGCCGTCAACATGGTGCCCTTCCCGCGGCTGCACTTCTTCATGCCTGGCTTTGCCCCGCTGACGGCGCGTGGCAGCCAGCAGTACCGCGCCCTCACCGTGCCCGAGCTCACCCAGCAGATGTTTGATGCCAAGAACATGATGGCAGCCTGCGACCCCCGCCATGGCCGCTACCTCACCGTGGCCACTGTCTTCCGTGGCCGCATGTCCATGAAGGAGGTGGATGAACAGATGTTGGCCATCCAGAGCAAGAACAGCTCCTACTTTGTGGAGTGGATCCCCAACAATGTCAAGGTGGCCGTGTGTGACATCCCGCCGCGGGGGCTGAAGATGTCCTCCACCTTCATCGGGAACAGCACGGCCATCCAGGAGCTCTTCAAGCGCATCTCGGAGCAGTTCACAGCCATGTTCCGCCGCAAAGCCTTCCTGCACTGGTACACGGGCGAGGGGATGGACGAGATGGAGTTCACCGAGGCCGAGAGCAACATGAATGACCTGGTGTCCGAGTACCAGCAGTACCAGGACGCCACGGCCGAGGAGGAGGGTGAAATGTACGAGGACGACGAGGAGGAGTCGGAGGCGCAGGGCGCCAAGTGA
- the DEF8 gene encoding differentially expressed in FDCP 8 homolog isoform X2: MASDERLARFRQAHLNPFNKTPEQLERPDGESPAPAQQPDPTPGDPEGTLDLGLAEDHFSRPVGLILASDVPQLRRAIEECKRVILALPEHSERQKDAVVRLIHLRLKLQELKDPGEDEPNIRVVLEHRFYKEKSKSVKQMCDKCSTIIWGLIQTWYTCTGCYYRCHSKCLPLVSRPCVRAQVSHQAEYQLSICPESGLDSQDYRCAECRAPISLRGVPSEARQCDYTGLYYCSSCHWNDLAVVPARAIHNWDFEPRKVSRCSMRYLALMVSRPVLKLREINPLLFNYVEELVEIRKLRQDILLMKPYFITCKEAMEARLLLQLQDRQHFVENDEMYSLQDLIDIEAGRLGCSLTEIHTLFAKHIKLDCERCQAKGFVCELCREGDVLFPFDSHTSVCADCSAVFHRYQHAGAGCGDMGVPGGDPTLSPSTSRDCYYDNSTTCPRCTRLSLRKQSLFQDSGTEAEP, from the exons ATGGCATCAGATGAGCGGCTGGCCCGCTTCCGCCAGGCCCACCTGAACCCCTTCAACAAGAcccctgagcagctggagcgCCCCGATGGAGAATCCCCTGCCCCAG CCCAGCAGCCGGATCCCACCCCAGGGGACCCCGAGGGCACTCTGGACCTGGGGCTGGCCGAGGACCACTTCTCCCGCCCTGTG GGGCTGATCCTGGCGTCGGACGTGCCGCAGCTGCGCCGGGCCATCGAGGAGTGCAAGCGGGTGATCCTGGCGCTGCCCGAGCACTCGGAGCGGCAGAAGGACGCCGTGGTTCGGCTCATCCACCTCCGCCTcaagctgcaggagctgaag GACCCTGGTGAGGATGAGCCCAACATCCGGGTGGTCCTGGAGCATCGTTTCTACAAGGAGAAGAGTAAGAGCGTCAAGCAGATGTGCGACAAGTGCAGCACCATCATCTGGGGGCTCATCCAGACCTGGTACACCTGCACAG GCTGCTACTACCGGTGCCACAGCAAGTGCCTGCCACTGGTGAGCCGACCGTGCGTGCGGGCCCAGGTGAGCCACCAGGCCGAGTACCAGCTCAGCATCTGCCCCGAGAGCGGGCTGGACAGCCAGGACTATCGCTGTGCCGAGTGCCGGGCCCCCATCTCCCTCC GGGGGGTGCCCAGCGAGGCCCGGCAGTGCGACTACACCGGCCTCTACTACTGCTCCAGCTGCCACTGGAACGACCTGGCCGTGGTGCCCGCCCGTGCCATCCACAACTGGGACTTCGAGCCCCGCAAG GTGTCACGCTGCAGCATGAGGTACCTGGCACTGATGGTGTCACGGCCGGTGCTGAAGCTGCGGGAGATCAACCCACTGCTCTTCAACTACGTGGAGGAGCTGGTGGAGATCCGG aagCTGCGCCAGGACATCCTGCTGATGAAGCCCTACTTCATCACCTGCAAGGAGGCGATGGAGGcgcggctgctgctgcag ctgcaggaccGGCAGCACTTTGTGGAGAACGATGAGATGTACTCGCTGCAGGACCTGATCGACATCGAGGCCGGGCGCCTCGGCTGCTCCCTCACCGAGATCCACACGCTCTTTGCCAAGCACATCAAGCTGGACTGCGAG CGATGCCAGGCCAAGGGCTTTGTCTGTGAGCTGTGCCGGGAGGGCGATGTGCTCTTCCCCTTCGACAGCCACACCTCGGTCTGCGCCGACTGCTCCGCCGTCTTCCACAGGTACCAACACGCGGGGGCGGGATGTGGGGACATGGGGGTGCCAGGGGGTGACCCAACATTGTCCCCCTCCACCTCCAGGGACTGCTACTACGACAACTCCACCACCTGCCCCCGGTGCACCCGGCTGAGCCTGCGGAAGCAATCCTTGTTCCAGGACTCCGGCACGGAGGCAGAGCCCTGA
- the MC1R gene encoding melanocyte-stimulating hormone receptor, which translates to MSTLAPLRLLREPSNASEGNQSNATVGASGGWCQGLDIPNELFLALGLVSLVENLLVVAAILKNRNLHSPTYYFICCLAVSDMLVSISNLAEMLFMLLLEHGVLVMRPSIVRHMDSVIDMLICSSVVSSLSFLGVIAVDRYITIFYALRYHSIMTLQRAVVTMASVWLASTVSSTVLITYYRSNTILLCLIGFFLFMLVLMLVLYIHMFALARHHLHSISSQQKPPTAHRGGSLKGAVTLTILLGVFFICWGPFFFHLILIVTCPTNPFCTCFFSYFNLFLILIICNSVIDPLIYAFRSQELRRTLREVVMCSW; encoded by the coding sequence ATGTCGACGCTGGCCCCCCTGCGTCTGCTGCGCGAGCCCTCGAATGCCAGCGAGGGCAACCAGAGCAACGCCACGGTCGGGGCCAGCGGTGGCtggtgccaggggctggacaTTCCCAACGAGCTGTTCCTGGCACTGGGGCTGGTGAGCCTGGTGGAGAACCTGCTGGTGGTGGCCGCCATCCTGAAGAACAGGAACCTGCACTCGCCCACCTACTACTTCATCTGCTGCCTGGCGGTGTCTGACATGCTGGTGAGCATCAGCAACCTGGCGGAGATGCTCttcatgctgctgctggagcacgGGGTGCTGGTGATGCGCCCCAGCATCGTGCGCCACATGGACAGCGTCATCGACATGCTCATCTGCAGCTCCGTCGtgtcttccctctccttcctggGGGTCATCGCCGTTGACCGCTACATCACCATCTTCTATGCCCTGCGCTACCACAGCATCATGACGCTGCAGCGGGCTGTGGTCACCATGGCCAGCGTCTGGCTGGCCAGCACTGTCTCCAGCACCGTCTTGATCACCTACTACCGCAGCAACACCATCCTCCTCTGCCTCATCGGCTTCTTCCTCTTCATGCTGGTCCTCATGCTGGTGCTCTACATCCACATGTTCGCCCTGGCCCGCCACCACCTCCACAGCATCTCCAGCCAGCAGAAGCCACCCACCGCCCACCGCGGTGGCAGCCTGAAGGGTGCCGTCACCCTCACCATCCTCCTGGGCGTCTTCTTTATCTGCTGGGGGCCCTTCTTCTTCCACCTCATCCTCATCGTCACTTGTCCCACCAACCCCTTCTGCACCTGCTTCTTCAGCTACTTCaacctcttcctcatcctcatcatctgTAACTCAGTGATTGACCCCCTGATCTACGCCTTCCGGAGCCAGGAGCTCCGGCGGACGCTGCGGGAGGTGGTGATGTGCTCCTGGTAG